AAGTTATGTCCCAGAACCGTTCCTGCTGCACGGGCCCCGATGACGTCCGCTTCACCCACGGGGCcacaggccgggcaatgggcaattGCCGTTCGACCAAAGGAGGCTCCTCTTCTTTTGACGCCTGTTTTTCAAAGGCCTTAATGCGCTTCGTGACAGACTCTCGCACATATTCTGGTGACTGAATACCTTCTCCTTGCTCAGACACACACGGCAGACGCGTCGTGAAGCCCGAGGGTGCCCCCGTGTTTGCCTCATGGCTGAAGCCTGGAGGCGGTAGTATCGCAGAGTCACCGGAGCCTGAAAGTATTTCAATCTGCTCCTCTGGTGGCGGAGGCGGAAATTCAGGCTGCGGGGGTCTCATTGTGTCTCGGGATATCACTACAGCTGCTGGCTCCTTCTGGAACTCTGCAGAACTCGCCCCTGACACGTCCTTTCTCGCAGGGATTGGACTACTCTCTGGAGATACAGCACCACCTGACAAGCTTAGTATCCGGCCGCCACCTTTCAGAAGTTTAGCATCTGGTGCCGGCGGTGGCGTTGGAATTGGCATAGCGTGTGGGTCCTCAGCTAAGCAAACCTCAGCCGCCCTTGCCTCAGACACTGAGGGGACAGGTGACCCCCCTGACGCTGCTAATGGTTGTGGCTGTGTAGACGAAATGGAAAATGGTGGGGTGCGCATAGGCTGTGTAGTAACGGGGGCGGGAGTGGGCAGCACCGGGGTGCCTGCAGGTTTGCCAACTTGTGGCACTGTTGGGGCGCTAATGACAGCTGCGGCAGTGTATTTAGGTGGAAGTGGCGGCGTGGGAGAGTGGGTGGAGACGGCGGCGAGGGGAGGTGCCAACGGTATGGGTGAGTGGGTGGTTGTGAGAGGGGATGCCAGTGGTGGACTAGTGCCCCACCTGACCTCTCTCTCGACACCAGCCTTGTCCTCACTTACTGCCACACTCACCACTGACGGGGCTGCTGGAGGACCTCTTACCATACCCGCTGGTACTGAGGCGCTGGCAGCAGTGATACAAGCGGCAACAGGCGCAGGCGAGGCACACTCACTTGGTGGAGTTGATGCAGCCTTTTTTGAAGCAGGTACGGCTGAGGCAGGCTTGTTTTCAGTAGGCAGAGCTGAGGAAGGCTTGTTTTCAGTAGGCAGAGCTGAGGCAGGCTTGTTTTCAGCAGGTACATCTGAGGCAGACTTGTTTTCAGGAGGCAGAGCTGAGGAAGGCTTGTTTTCAGTAGGTACAGCTGAGGCAGACTTCTTTGCAGATGTAGGGCCAGCTGAGCTAGGTTTCTTTGCAGATGTAGGGCCAGCTGAAGTAGGTTTCTTTGCAGATGTAGGGCCAGCCGAGCCAGGCTTGTTGGCAGATGTGAGTACAGGTGATGATTGTTTGGTTAGAGGAGAGGGGACAGACTGGGCAAGCTTAGTTACATCCGGGGCAGGAGATGAGGGACTGTCTGCAATTGTGGACTTCTTCAGAGAAGGCAGTGAAGCGGAGGCGGGTTTGACGGTGGTCTGCtgaggtgcagcagcagcagacgacgCCGCTGGACGGCTCTTGTGCTGATGTCTGCGCCAGCTGGGCTCACAGTCAGCCACGGTGTCACCTGCCTCCCTCTTGATGTCTTCTTCCGCCGCTGTTTGCGATTTGGGTAATTCTTTGGTTGTGTCAGACGTGCCAGTTGGTGCAGCCGATGTACCAGCTGGGTGCTGCTCTGCCGCAGGTGGTGCTGCCCTCCAGGGCGCTCTGTGGCCAGTGAGGTGATGTGGTGGCTGAGGCTGGTGGCTGTCTGTGGCAGCGGCAGGAACAGCACTGGCGTCACCCTCCTGCCGTGGGTAGTGTGCAGGGGCGGTCTTACCAGCGGACACCTGGCCAGTGGACATCTGGCTAGCGGAGACCTGGCCAGCGGACACCTGGCCAGCGGACACCTGGCCAGTGGACATCTGGCTAGCGGAGACCTGGCCAGCGGACACCTGGCCAGTGGATATCTGGCTAGCGGACACCTGGCCAGCGGACACCTGGCCAGCGGACATCTGGCCAGCGGACACCTGGCCAGCGGACACCTGGCCAGCGGACACCTGGCCAGCGGACACCTGGCCAGCGGACACCTGGCCAGCGGACACCTGGCCAGCGGACACCTGGCCGCCACTTGCCTTACGCCATGGTGTCGGTGAGCTCTTGTCTAGTTGCTTGCCCGGGGCATCTTTCTGTGGGCCACTGGGGTGAGGTGGGCCTGGGGCACCCTGACCCTCGCTGCCCTGCCCCCCGGGGCCAGGTTCTCTGGCAATAAACTGTGAAGCTGTTGAGGGAGGAGGTGGCTGAGGTGTGGCCACCTCCCTCTGCCACACCACCCGCCTCTCCCTTACTGACTCTTGGCTCAACGACGATATTACTGTCGTTCTTGACAACACGCTACCCTGTGGCTGGTCACCCCTCCCCGGGGGCACCTGTGGCTGGTCACCCCTCCCCGGGGGCACCTGTGGCTGGTCACCCCTCCCTGGGGGCACCTGTGGCTGGTCACCCCTCCCAGGGGGCACCTGTGGCTGGTCACCCCTCCCCGGGGGCACCTGTGGCTGGTCACCCCTCCCTGGGGTCACCTGTGGCTGGTCACCCCTCCCCGGGGGCACCTGTGGCTGGTCACCCCTCCCCGGGGGCACCTGTGGCTGGTCACCCCTCCCTGGGGGCACCTGTGGCTGGTCACCCCTCCCCGGGGGCACCTGTGGCTGGTCACCCCTCCCTGGGGGCACCTGTGGCTGGTCACCCCTCCCCGGGGGCACCTGTGGCTGGTCACCCCTCCCCGGGGGCACCTGTGGCTGGTCACCCCTCCCCGGGGGCACCTGTGGCTGGTCACCCATGGCGGGTGAAGAAGCCGTGACAGTGGCCCAGGGTGGCAGATGAGCCCCCGGGGGGCCCCTGGCTGGGGACTCGGTCCGTGGGGTTGGCCGGAGCTTCGTCTCCCCCCAGGGAGCCGAGCGGGTAATGGAGTCCACGGACCTGGCCCGGGCTGGTCCGTCCACGTCGCGAAAGAGAGATCTGCGGAGCATGATGGGGCTGGCTCCGGGCGTCGGGCGGTTGAAGTGTGTGGGTGACGGGTGAGGCTGGGTGGTGGCGACGGGCGAGGCGGCCTGCATCACGCTCCTGCGGGGGGTCGACGGGGACAGGTTGGTGTAGATCTGCGAGGGCGGCGGGGGCGGCTGTGCATCAGGCTCCGCCCACGGCGGCACTGCTGCCGGCTGGCCACTTCTCTCCTGCTGTTGCCGCGGCAGCCACGCCACCctgctcctccctctctctcccttctctccctccaccATTCCTCCCCGCTCCCCTGACGCTCGGCACTTTCGCCGGAGTTTACGCGACGTCTGGTGCCCAGTGGGCGAGGACGGGGCGGAGGTCTGGTACCCGGTGGGCGAGGACGGGGCGGAGGTCTGGTACCCGGTGGGCGAGTCGGAGCCCGAGGGCGTGTGAGGTGTGGGTGGTGAAGACTGAGGACCGTCACCTCGCTGTGGGCACCACACCGAGAGAGAAgcattatacacgtgctgggggactttgCTCTATACACACCGGAGTCTCTTAAGCACCTCAACAACCAGAGATCATTGGTACAAAATCAAATAACATACTTAATAAAATATTAAGAAACACAAGTTTTGAAGTaaaagaaaaattatatataatattatgataACAATTATATACCtataaatgtatgtgtgtgtacaagatTGGAGAGCAGACGTTTGGGGGGCCAGCTTCACCCAAGTTTTCATAGCAAATGCTGTTGGGTATGTGCATAACATGGACAGACCCAACAAGAAATCTCGTAATGCTATGATTCGATCTGAAGTATTAAAATTAATACGAGTTGGGGATATTATCGGAAATTGTAAGTGCTGCATGTGTAATCAAACCCAAATTAATACCAAAATTCTAATCATAATACGTTGCCTTTAAGGCCATAACCTTGATATTCGCCCTTTACAACTATCCCTGCAATATTGTTGACGTCGGAAATTGGGGAAATGTTTTCTGTAGAGTTTGAGCAATCTTTCATCTTTTCGGATACTTTCTGAGAGAGCGAGAGGAGAGGGAGAAACATCACAGCCCCAACATAATATTCGGTCACTAACAAGTCATCATCACAGCCCCAACATAATATTCGGTCACTAACAAGTCATCATCACAGCCCCAACATAATATTCGGTCACTAACAAGTCATCATCACAGCCCCAACATAATATTCGGTCACTAACAAGTCATCATCACAGCCCCAACATAATATTCGGTCACTAACAAGTCATCATCACAGCCCCAACATAATATTCGGTCACTAACATGACATCACCATAGCCCCAACATAATATTCGGTCACTAACAAGTCATCACCACAGCCCCAACATAATATTCGGTCACTAACAAGTCATCACCACAGCCCCAACATAATATTCGGTCACTAACATGACATCACCATAGCCCCAACATAATATTCGGTCACTAACAAGACATCACCACAGCCCCAACATAATATTCGGTCATTAACAAGTCATCATCACAGCCCCAACATAATATTCGGTCACTAACAAGACACCACCACAGCCCCAACATAATATTCGGTCACTAACAAGTCATCACCACAGCCCCAACATAATATTCGGTCACTAACAAGTCATCATCACAGCCCCAACATAATATTCGGTCACTAACAAGTCATCATCACAGCCCCAACATAATATTCGGTCACTAACAAGACATCACCACAGCCCCAACATAATATTCGGTCACTAACAAGTCATCATCACAGCCCCAACATAATATTCGGTCACTAACAAGTCATCATCACAGCCCCAACAAAATATTCGGTCACTAACAAGACATCACCACAGCCCCAACATAATATTCGGTCACTAACAAGTCATCACCACAGCCCCAACATAATATTCGGTCACAAACAAGACATCACCACAGCCCCAACATAATATTCGGTCACTAACAAGTCATCATCACAGCCCCAACATAATATTCGGTCACAAACAAGACATCACCACAGCCCCAACATAATATTCGGTCACTAACAAGTCATCACCACAGCCCCAACATAATATTCGGTCACTAACAAGTCATCATCACAGCCCCAACATAATATTCGGTCACTAACAAGTCATCATCACAGCCCCAACATAATATTCGGTCACTAACAAGTCATCACCACAGCCCCAACATAATATTCGGTCACTAACAAGACATGATCAAGGGAGAAACTCACGACTAGTGAATGTTGAAGAGTTGCTGCGCGGTTTGGCGCTTACAAAGCTGCGCAAAATACTCTCTTCTTTATGAACTATGCAACAGCGTATTTCCCCATTATCTGACTCGTAATTGTCAAGTAATAATTATTGCGTGGCTGGCATAACTAGCACCACCGTTGTGGACAGTTAGGGTGGTGGTGTTCAACTCCACAAGCAACATTATGTTTGaatatcaactatgtatgtacttttcctgaataaaaaaaaaGATTTAATTTAAGCAACTTGTACTTTGTGTGGGCGTTGTGTGACCAGAGGCCACTACTACCTATATATGGGACCGTTGATTAtatatgtggcagcaggtgtagtTCCCGGGTGTcacgtgtggcagcaggtgtggttCCCGGGTGTCAGAAGTCACATATAGCAGCAGGTGTGGTTCCTGGGAGGTAGGTGTATGTCACAAGTCACATATAGCAGCAGGTGTGGTTTCGTTAGTGCCTAATTTGGAGACGAGTTCAGAGCTGCTCTGCGCCGATTTAAAAGTGACACAGTCCAGAATATAGTATGAGAACACAGGCAATTATTTTGCTTGGAAGTTGACTGTATTTGGTCGACACGTGACTTATCCGGGGTGGGAAAACGTGCACAACATGGGTACGTGCACAACATGGGTACGTGTACAACATGGGCACGTGCACAACATGGGTACGTGTACAGCATGGGCACGTGTACAACATGGGCACGTGTACAACATGGGTACATGTACAGCATGGGTACGTGTACATGGGCACGTGTACAACATGGGCACGTGCATAACATGGGCACGTGCACAACATGGGTACGTGTACAACATGGGTACGTGTACAACATGGGCACGTGTACAACATGGGCACGTGTACAACATGGGTACGTGTACAACATGGGCACGTGTACAACATGGGCACGTGCACAACATGGGTACGTGTACAACATGGGTACGTGTACAACATGGGCACGTGTACAACATGGGCACGTGTACAACATGGGTACGTGTACAACATGGGTACGTGTACAATATGGGCACGTGTACAACATGGGCACGTGCACAACATGGGTACGTGTACAACATGGGCACGTGCACAACATAGGCACATGCACAACATGGGTACGTGTACAACATGGGCACGTGTACAACATGGGCACGTGTACAACATGGGCACGTGTACAACATGGGTACGTGTACAACATGGGCACGTGTACAACATGGGTACGTGTACAACATGGGCACGTGTACAACATGGGCACGTGCACAACATGGGTACTTGCACAACATGCGTACGTGCACAACATGGGCACGTGCACAACATGGGTACGTGTACAACATGGGTACGTGTACAACATGGGCACGTGTACAACATGGGCACGTGCATAACATGGGCACGTGCACAACATGGGTACGTGTACAACATGGGCACGTGCACAACATGGGTACTTGCACAACATGCGTACGTGCACAACATGGGCACGTGTACAACATGGGCATGTGCACAATATAGGCACATGCACAACATGGACACATGCACAACATGGGTACATGGACACGTGCATAACATGGACACGTGCACAACATGGGTACGTGCACAACATGGGTACGTGCACATGAACACGTGCACAACATGGGTACGTGCACATGAACACGTGCACAACATGGGTACGTGAACAACATGGGTACGTGCACAACAGGGGTACGTGTACAACATGAACACGTGCACAACATGGGTACGTGCACAACATGGGTACATGTACAACATGGGAACGTGTACATGAACACGTGCACAACATGGATGCGTGCACATGAACACGTGCACAACATGGGTACGTGTACAACATGAACACGTGCACAACATGGGTACGTGCATAAAATGGGTACGTGTACAACATGAACACGTGCACAACATGGGTACGTGTACAACATGGGCACGTGCACAACATGGGTACGTGTACAACATGGGTACGTGCACAACATGGACACGTGCACAACATTGGTATGTGCACAACATGGACACGTGCGCAACATAGACACGTGCACAACATGGGTACGTGTACAACATGGGTACGTGTACAACATGAATACGTGCACAACATGGACACGTATACAACATGGGCACGTGCACAACATGGGTACGTGCACACCATGGGTACGTGTACAACATGGGTACGTGCACAACATGAACACGTGCACAACATGGACACGTGCACAACATGAACACGTGCACAACATGGACATGTGCAACACATGGGTAGGTGTACAACATGGACACgtgcacctggttgatacctggttgatggggttctgggagttcttctacaccccaagcccggcccgaggccaggctcgacttgtgagagtttggtccaccaggctgttgcttggagcggcccgcagggccacgtacccaccacagcccggctgatccggaacttctcttagaaaatcgtccagttttctcttgaagatgtccacggttgttccggcaatatttcttatgctcgctgggaggacgttgaacaaccgcggacctctgatgtttatacagtgctctctgattgtgcctatggcacctctgctcttcacaggttcaatcttgcattttcttccatatcgttcactccagtacgttgttattttactgtgtagatttgggacctgaccctccagtattttccatgtgtatattatttggtatctctctcgtctcctttctagagagtacatttggagagctttgagacgatcccaataatttaggtgttttatcgcgtctatgcgtgccgtatatgttctctgtattccctctatttcagcaatctctcctgctctgaagggggaagtgagtactgagcagtactcgagacgggacaacacaagtgacttgaagagtacaaccattgtgatgggatccctggatttgaaagttctcgtaatccatccgatcatttttctggctgacgcgatatttgcttggttatgctccctaaacgttagatcgtcggacatcattattcccaaatccttgacatgctgtttttctactatgggaagattcgattgtgttttgtaccctgtattatgtttcagatcctcatttttgccgtacctgagtacctgaaatttatcactgttaaacatcatgttattttctgctgcccaatcaaaaactttgttgacatctgcttgtagtttttcaatgtcttcagcagaggtaattttcatgctgatttttgtgtcatctgcaaaggacgacacgaagctgtggcgtgtatttttgtctatatctgacatgagaataaggaacagcagtggtgcaaggactgtaccttgaggtacagagcttttaacatcgcttggactcgattttatttgattgactgttactctttgtgttctgttcgacaggaaattgagtatccagcgtcctactttaccagtt
This sequence is a window from Procambarus clarkii isolate CNS0578487 chromosome 36, FALCON_Pclarkii_2.0, whole genome shotgun sequence. Protein-coding genes within it:
- the LOC123756101 gene encoding uncharacterized protein isoform X1, coding for MPKPAVGRSLTLSLSVPPPLDPERGDGPQSSPPTPHTPSGSDSPTGYQTSAPSSPTGYQTSAPSSPTGHQTSRKLRRKCRASGERGGMVEGEKGERGRSRVAWLPRQQQERSGQPAAVPPWAEPDAQPPPPPSQIYTNLSPSTPRRSVMQAASPVATTQPHPSPTHFNRPTPGASPIMLRRSLFRDVDGPARARSVDSITRSAPWGETKLRPTPRTESPARGPPGAHLPPWATVTASSPAMGDQPQVPPGRGDQPQVPPGRGDQPQVPPGRGDQPQVPPGRGDQPQVPPGRGDQPQVPPGRGDQPQVPPGRGDQPQVPPGRGDQPQVTPGRGDQPQVPPGRGDQPQVPPGRGDQPQVPPGRGDQPQVPPGRGDQPQVPPGRGDQPQGSVLSRTTVISSLSQESVRERRVVWQREVATPQPPPPSTASQFIAREPGPGGQGSEGQGAPGPPHPSGPQKDAPGKQLDKSSPTPWRKASGGQVSAGQVSAGQVSAGQVSAGQVSAGQVSAGQVSAGQMSAGQVSAGQVSASQISTGQVSAGQVSASQMSTGQVSAGQVSAGQVSASQMSTGQVSAGKTAPAHYPRQEGDASAVPAAATDSHQPQPPHHLTGHRAPWRAAPPAAEQHPAGTSAAPTGTSDTTKELPKSQTAAEEDIKREAGDTVADCEPSWRRHQHKSRPAASSAAAAPQQTTVKPASASLPSLKKSTIADSPSSPAPDVTKLAQSVPSPLTKQSSPVLTSANKPGSAGPTSAKKPTSAGPTSAKKPSSAGPTSAKKSASAVPTENKPSSALPPENKSASDVPAENKPASALPTENKPSSALPTENKPASAVPASKKAASTPPSECASPAPVAACITAASASVPAGMVRGPPAAPSVVSVAVSEDKAGVEREVRWGTSPPLASPLTTTHSPIPLAPPLAAVSTHSPTPPLPPKYTAAAVISAPTVPQVGKPAGTPVLPTPAPVTTQPMRTPPFSISSTQPQPLAASGGSPVPSVSEARAAEVCLAEDPHAMPIPTPPPAPDAKLLKGGGRILSLSGGAVSPESSPIPARKDVSGASSAEFQKEPAAVVISRDTMRPPQPEFPPPPPEEQIEILSGSGDSAILPPPGFSHEANTGAPSGFTTRLPCVSEQGEGIQSPEYVRESVTKRIKAFEKQASKEEEPPLVERQLPIARPVAPWVKRTSSGPVQQERFWDITSPESEDPEVTWPGPPASKEFERTKSPSRAASPREAQQTGTAVAVPAAPPLKTGTAATVPAAPPLKTGTAATVPAAPPLKTGTAATVPAAPPLKTGTAAPPLKTGTAAAPPKISAAVASPGSKVAAIPASITAAKVARSHPRPPAARRQRSASTGDYYAHYISPDEPRLVKMPADSNVTGSAADAKKISTPTKDDVLFDPWCDPKNPRAISFQDVSAAAFKIKSGIMNTPCTKSHMSSFTDMEIFFKKEFNQYTGSFKERGARYTLLMLPEQQQKKGVIAASAGNHALALCYHGQDLSIPVTVVMPLVAPIMKVQACRQYGANVIVKGNDIGECREYALKMAKDQGLLYINGYDHPHILAGQGTMGLEIVEQVPNIDAVVIPVGGAGLIAGVALAVKALYPHVQVIGVEAERCASFSAAMKAGRPVYVKAESTLADGLAVPMVGVNAFATASRLVDKVVTVREEWIAIAILRLVECEKAVVEGAGATALAAILAGELPELKGKRVVIPLCGGNIDTTVLGRCLERGLAADGRLVKFTVTVSDRPGGIAELTRLMANLGVSIKDMVHERAWIRSDIFSVEVKVMAETKDFEHWLELKAALEQRYERVRFAMPDLVHEDNSF
- the LOC123756101 gene encoding uncharacterized protein isoform X2; amino-acid sequence: MVEGEKGERGRSRVAWLPRQQQERSGQPAAVPPWAEPDAQPPPPPSQIYTNLSPSTPRRSVMQAASPVATTQPHPSPTHFNRPTPGASPIMLRRSLFRDVDGPARARSVDSITRSAPWGETKLRPTPRTESPARGPPGAHLPPWATVTASSPAMGDQPQVPPGRGDQPQVPPGRGDQPQVPPGRGDQPQVPPGRGDQPQVPPGRGDQPQVPPGRGDQPQVPPGRGDQPQVPPGRGDQPQVTPGRGDQPQVPPGRGDQPQVPPGRGDQPQVPPGRGDQPQVPPGRGDQPQVPPGRGDQPQGSVLSRTTVISSLSQESVRERRVVWQREVATPQPPPPSTASQFIAREPGPGGQGSEGQGAPGPPHPSGPQKDAPGKQLDKSSPTPWRKASGGQVSAGQVSAGQVSAGQVSAGQVSAGQVSAGQVSAGQMSAGQVSAGQVSASQISTGQVSAGQVSASQMSTGQVSAGQVSAGQVSASQMSTGQVSAGKTAPAHYPRQEGDASAVPAAATDSHQPQPPHHLTGHRAPWRAAPPAAEQHPAGTSAAPTGTSDTTKELPKSQTAAEEDIKREAGDTVADCEPSWRRHQHKSRPAASSAAAAPQQTTVKPASASLPSLKKSTIADSPSSPAPDVTKLAQSVPSPLTKQSSPVLTSANKPGSAGPTSAKKPTSAGPTSAKKPSSAGPTSAKKSASAVPTENKPSSALPPENKSASDVPAENKPASALPTENKPSSALPTENKPASAVPASKKAASTPPSECASPAPVAACITAASASVPAGMVRGPPAAPSVVSVAVSEDKAGVEREVRWGTSPPLASPLTTTHSPIPLAPPLAAVSTHSPTPPLPPKYTAAAVISAPTVPQVGKPAGTPVLPTPAPVTTQPMRTPPFSISSTQPQPLAASGGSPVPSVSEARAAEVCLAEDPHAMPIPTPPPAPDAKLLKGGGRILSLSGGAVSPESSPIPARKDVSGASSAEFQKEPAAVVISRDTMRPPQPEFPPPPPEEQIEILSGSGDSAILPPPGFSHEANTGAPSGFTTRLPCVSEQGEGIQSPEYVRESVTKRIKAFEKQASKEEEPPLVERQLPIARPVAPWVKRTSSGPVQQERFWDITSPESEDPEVTWPGPPASKEFERTKSPSRAASPREAQQTGTAVAVPAAPPLKTGTAATVPAAPPLKTGTAATVPAAPPLKTGTAATVPAAPPLKTGTAAPPLKTGTAAAPPKISAAVASPGSKVAAIPASITAAKVARSHPRPPAARRQRSASTGDYYAHYISPDEPRLVKMPADSNVTGSAADAKKISTPTKDDVLFDPWCDPKNPRAISFQDVSAAAFKIKSGIMNTPCTKSHMSSFTDMEIFFKKEFNQYTGSFKERGARYTLLMLPEQQQKKGVIAASAGNHALALCYHGQDLSIPVTVVMPLVAPIMKVQACRQYGANVIVKGNDIGECREYALKMAKDQGLLYINGYDHPHILAGQGTMGLEIVEQVPNIDAVVIPVGGAGLIAGVALAVKALYPHVQVIGVEAERCASFSAAMKAGRPVYVKAESTLADGLAVPMVGVNAFATASRLVDKVVTVREEWIAIAILRLVECEKAVVEGAGATALAAILAGELPELKGKRVVIPLCGGNIDTTVLGRCLERGLAADGRLVKFTVTVSDRPGGIAELTRLMANLGVSIKDMVHERAWIRSDIFSVEVKVMAETKDFEHWLELKAALEQRYERVRFAMPDLVHEDNSF